The window ACCACGCCCAGCAGCGGCGCACCCGCCACCACCGGAAGATCGTCGAGATTGCAGCGGGCGGCCAGGTCCGGCTCGGCGGGCATGCTGCCCACCACCACCCCGAGGCACCCGAGCCCCCGTGCCCGCAGGGCCTCCGAGGTGAGCGCGGTCGTGTTGAGTGTGCCGAGCCCGGCAGACGTCACGACCAGAACCGGGGCGGCCAGCAGCCGGGCCGCGTCCGCGAGAGTGGCGCCTTCCTCGTCGAACCGTACGAGCAGCCCGCCCGCACCCTCGACCAGCACCAGATCGTGCTCGGCCGCGAGTTTCTCGGCCGCTTCCGCGATCTGTTCCGGGTGCACGGGCGCCATACCCGCGCGCCGGGCGGCCGTGTCCGGTGCCAATGGCTCGGGGAACCGCGCCAGTTCGAGGCCGGTGACCGCCTCGCCCGCCAGCCGGCGCACCTCGAAGACATCGCCCGGTTCTCCCGGCGCGACACCCGTCTGAGCCGGCTTGAGCACGGCCACCGAACGCCCGGCGGCGACCGCCACCGCGGCCACCGCCGCCGTGACGACCGTCTTGCCGATCTCCGTACCCGTGCCGCTCACTACCAGTACCGCCATCTCAGCCCTCCCGCGCTGCGGCGCACACCGCACGGCAGATGCGCGCCAGATCGTCGTCGCCGGTCACATACGGCGGCATCGTGTAGATCAGGTCCCGGAACGGACGCAGCCACACGCCCTCGCGTACCGCGGCCTCGGTGGCCGCAGCCATGTTCACGTCGTGATCGAGCTGTACGACGCCGATGGCACCGAGGACGCGTACGTCCCGTACACCCGCGATCGAAGGCGCACCGGCAAGACCGTCCCGCAGCCCTGTCTCCAGGCGCTTGACCTCCTGCTGCCAGTCCTGGCCGAGCAGCAGATCGATCGAGGCCAGGGCCACCGCGGCGGCCAGTGGGTTACCCATGAACGTCGGCCCGTGCGCCAGCACCGGCACCTCGCCGCGCGAGATGCCGTCCGCCACCCGTGAGGTGCACAGCGTCGCCGCCAGGGTGAGATAGCCGCCGGTCAGCGCCTTGCCGACGCACATGACGTCGGGAGAGATCCCGGCGTGTCCGGCGGCGAACAGCTTCCCCGTACGCCCGAAACCGCTGGCGATCTCGTCGAACACCAGCAACACGTCATGCGCGTCGCACGCCTCGCGCAGCGCCCGCAGATACGCGGGGGAGTGGAACCGCATCCCGCCCGCACCCTGCACCACCGGCTCCACGATCACCGCGGCCAGCTCATCGGCATGGCGCGCGATCAGGTCCCGCAGATGCTGTACGTACGCCTCGTCCGGCTGCGCGTCGAAACCGCCGGGCGGCTCGTCGGCGAAGACCTGCTGGGGCAGCGCGCCCGACCACAGCCCGTGCATGCCGCCCTCGGGGTCGCACACCGACATCGGCTGCCAGGTGTCCCCGTGGTAGCCGCCGCGCCAGGTCAGCAGACGCCTTTTGGCCGGGCGGCCGGTGGAATGCCAGTACTGCAGGCACATCTTCACCGCGACCTCGACCGACACCGAACCGGAGTCGGCGAGGAAGACATGGCGCAGCGGCTCCGGCGTGATCTCGACCAGCCGGGCTGCCAGCCGCACGGCGGGCTCATGGGTGAGGCCGCCGAACATCACATGGCTCATCCGGTCCAGCTGGCCGCGCGCCGCCTCGTTGAGCACCGGATGGTTGTAGCCGTGCACCGCCGACCACCACGACGACATGCCGTCGATCAACTCGTGCTGCCCATGGGCCGGTTCGGCGAGCCGGAGCCGTACCCCGGACGCGGACTCCACGATCAGCGGCTCCTGCCGGCCCGGCATCGGGCCGTACGGGTGCCAGACGTGGGCCCGGTCCAGGGTCCGCAGCTCCGCGGGCGAGAGGGGGTCAGGCATTGGGGGCGAGATCCGTCCCCGCGCCGCGTCGGCGGACCGCCACCAGATCCGTGCGCGCGGCCGGAGCCTCGGCGTCGACGACCGCGGGCTCGTCGGCCACGTCACCACAGGGCGCACAGCCCGCGGAGTGTCCGACGCAACCGCCGCCGGTCTCCGGTTCGGCCCCCGCCTCCGTACGGTGCCGGGGCAGCGTCGTCGTACCCGCACCCTCCACCTCGAAACCGGCGTCGGCGATC is drawn from Streptomyces sp. NBC_01717 and contains these coding sequences:
- a CDS encoding adenosylmethionine--8-amino-7-oxononanoate transaminase encodes the protein MPDPLSPAELRTLDRAHVWHPYGPMPGRQEPLIVESASGVRLRLAEPAHGQHELIDGMSSWWSAVHGYNHPVLNEAARGQLDRMSHVMFGGLTHEPAVRLAARLVEITPEPLRHVFLADSGSVSVEVAVKMCLQYWHSTGRPAKRRLLTWRGGYHGDTWQPMSVCDPEGGMHGLWSGALPQQVFADEPPGGFDAQPDEAYVQHLRDLIARHADELAAVIVEPVVQGAGGMRFHSPAYLRALREACDAHDVLLVFDEIASGFGRTGKLFAAGHAGISPDVMCVGKALTGGYLTLAATLCTSRVADGISRGEVPVLAHGPTFMGNPLAAAVALASIDLLLGQDWQQEVKRLETGLRDGLAGAPSIAGVRDVRVLGAIGVVQLDHDVNMAAATEAAVREGVWLRPFRDLIYTMPPYVTGDDDLARICRAVCAAAREG
- the bioD gene encoding dethiobiotin synthase, translated to MAVLVVSGTGTEIGKTVVTAAVAAVAVAAGRSVAVLKPAQTGVAPGEPGDVFEVRRLAGEAVTGLELARFPEPLAPDTAARRAGMAPVHPEQIAEAAEKLAAEHDLVLVEGAGGLLVRFDEEGATLADAARLLAAPVLVVTSAGLGTLNTTALTSEALRARGLGCLGVVVGSMPAEPDLAARCNLDDLPVVAGAPLLGVVPAGAGALAPVDFRARAASWLTAELGGSRTIT